The Anolis carolinensis isolate JA03-04 chromosome 1, rAnoCar3.1.pri, whole genome shotgun sequence genome window below encodes:
- the LOC134299711 gene encoding uncharacterized protein LOC134299711, whose protein sequence is MSEEEDQSPNEAERPLQGARPKREETLQAIASSTGYPKPNGVTQRIPRLGRGVSAAAETSWGSGGSMPETVALRLSILETNLSRLSETVGRLVPLLEENLQKEASRYGAEREPSKEGDWSQRGQRASTQSPVAARDEGDEEYWQELQFRDSMAREVERQRALGTLRPPSPTELPTPRMGVGVERPLGPGIGSSGFADEGGEERGVQEEEEDVPYDEERRDEGATARPVCGWAEEPTAAADFQEPRRMTTGVGRGVFQGAARGNLMQPFPMPPRQHQRAAEWMPRREDLKLEYGGESDELNFFLISIRGYMEDNAHTFPSEASRVRAIGNTLKRGAASWYVQLHARRDPCLRSVPRFLAALENRFRDRLEQLRARDQLKGIKQRDKTVPEYAEEFLHLAERVPEWSEVTKVELFKEGLRPEIFSWAAHRDDPETLQGWIQLAGRVESTLAQVKRFRSSSGQQRPVARGRGETRKQERPGGRPGIPSRGDDNKPKPGCFVCGKTGHRAAECWARKGEPPKAPKPKPATGRRAEEEVQAPESSERLDYGERRTEEEDEENGGAMSCSQISGLNFQALNLTS, encoded by the exons atgagcgaggaagaagatcaaagcccaaatgaggcagagaggcctttgcaaggggcccggccgaagagagaagagacgctgcaagccatagcttcctctacggggtaccccaagccgaacggcgtgacccagagaattcccaggctcggaagaggcgtctctgcggctgcagaaaccagttggggatctggaggaagtatgccggagaccgtggccctgcggttatccatcctggaaactaatttatccaggctgtcggaaaccgtggggagattggtgccattattggaagagaatctccagaaggaggccagccgatatggcgccgagagagaaccaagcaaagaaggagattggagccagaggggccagcgggcgtcaacgcagagtcccgtggcggcaagggacgagggagatgaggaatactggcaggagctgcagttccgggacagcatggcgcgagaagtggagcgtcagcgagccctggggaccctgaggccgccgtctccaacagagctcccaaccccccgaatgggcgtcggggtggaaaggccactagggccagggatcgggtccagtggattcgcagacgaaggcggagaggagcggggggtccaggaagaggaggaggatgtgccgtacgacgaggaaaggcgagatgagggggctacagctaggccagtatgcggatgggcggaagagccgacagcggcggcggacttccaggagccgcgcagaatgaccaccggagtggggcgcggcgtgttccaaggagccgcccgaggaaacctgatgcaacccttccccatgccgcccagacaacatcaaagggctgcagaatggatgcctagaagggaagatctcaagctggaatacggaggggaatcagatgaactgaacttttttctaattagcattagaggatacatggaagacaacgcacacacatttccctccgaagcaagcagggttcgagccatcggcaacacgctaaagcgaggagcggccagctggtatgtgcaattgcatgccagacgcgacccatgcctgaggtcagtgccccgcttcctcgccgcactggagaaccggttcagagaccggctagagcaattgagggctcgagaccagctgaaaggaataaaacagagggacaaaacggtgcccgagtacgcagaggaattcctccacctcgcggaaagggtaccggagtggtctgaagtaaccaaagtggaactatttaaagagggactacgccccgagattttcagctgggcagcgcacagagacgaccccgagacgctccagggatggattcaactagcggggcgcgtcgaatctaccctggcccaagtaaagcgcttcaggagcagcagcggccagcaaagaccggtggcgagaggtcgaggagaaacgaggaagcaagaaagacccggagggaggccggggattccctccagaggagacgacaacaaacctaaaccgggatgctttgtatgtgggaagacgggccaccgagcagcggaatgctgggcccggaagggggagccgccaaaagccccaaaacccaagccagcaaccgggaggcgtgcggaggaggaggtgcaggccccagaatcttcggaaagattg gactatggtgaaagaagaaccgaagaggaggacgaagaaaacgggggcgccatgtcatgcagccagatctcagggctgaatttccaagccctgaatctgacttcataa